In Mesorhizobium sp., the genomic stretch TGTTCTCATAGCCGAAGTCCTGCAGATAGGTGAGCACTTCTTCGAGGCTTTCCTCGCCGATGCCGAACGCGTCGCGACAGATGCGCTTGAACGTCTGCATCTCCACACCGCCGGCCATGCCGTCGGCCAGAACCATCCGGAAAAGCAACATCAACTCGGCGGTCAGGACCGGATCGTCGGCCACCCGCCGGACGGCCGGATCTCCTTCGAACAGCAAACGTACTTTCTCAACTAGGCCAGCGAACATCCGCCGTTTCCCTCTCCCGAACCGCGTCAACCTAGACAAAATCCCGCTCCTCCGAAACGGCCAGAAATCCAGCGCATCCGGGCTTTGCCGCCAAGGTTCCACGCATACCCCAATTCCACTTGGCTTCTTATACCAAAGTCGTAAGCTTACCCTGCGTGAGTCGTATGCTCTCCCGCCTGCGATTCATCGCGATCGAGGAGAGGAGAAGAAGATGAACTTGTCTGCACCTACCATGGTGGTCTTCATCATCGCGCTGGTCCTAGCGATCGTCGCCCTGCTGATGTTCCTCAACGTTCTTGCCTTCATTCCGATTGCCGCATTCTGGGTAATGACGCTGGCTTACGTCGTCCTAGCGGCCGGCTGCCTGTTCAGAGGTGCCTGACGTCCGCCCCGCGTGACGCGCGTCCCGGCCTCGGGGCGCGCGCGCAGGTCGGGACTGGATTGGCCGTCGATTGCCGCAATGATGATAGATGGACCAGACTCCTCCTTCGACCAGTTCTCGACCGTCCGTGTCCGGCGAGATCGAGATCTTGCGGCGTCCCGCGCGCGCAGGTCTCGCCTCCGGCATTGAGGAGATCATCCACTATCGCGAGACGTCCCCAGGCCTGATCAGTCAGGTTGAGACAGCGTCGCTAGTCGTTCCTCTTGTCATCAGCTTCGGCTCTCCCTTCTCGATCGGCATCGGCCGTGAACCGGACGCTTCGGACGCCTTTGGGAGTTTCACCTCGGGCCTCTATGCGGGCCCCGTCTTCATCCGCTCGGTCGGAAAGGCGGAGTGCGTCCAGGTGAATTTCACGCCGCTCGGCGCATGGCGTTTCTTCGGCGTTCCGATGGGTGAGATGGCGG encodes the following:
- a CDS encoding TerB family tellurite resistance protein; protein product: MTRFGRGKRRMFAGLVEKVRLLFEGDPAVRRVADDPVLTAELMLLFRMVLADGMAGGVEMQTFKRICRDAFGIGEESLEEVLTYLQDFGYENTTARSLGEFGQLPLSRRIALARHMTEIAKADERLSEQEIDLLKRTVSLLHVDPRDLVRPE